In Acaryochloris marina S15, a single genomic region encodes these proteins:
- a CDS encoding HAD family hydrolase — MLDADIKSQLREAQTQTDISIILRNIHSTDLSSSDYFFISRVLNKKHSESCLKIAYFSNYTIVPLPSFIEVQSAFHNIEVRSYIGEYNQHYQEILNPNSSALSFSPDIAFLLLSLHELCPSILYSFTSLTNQQKLDQKNIILEHIFNWVNLTIDKTSATVFVSDFLQPTFPSLGIADSQQSYSEHEFYIELNLALKKEFRENPRVYVIDIDKLASRYGKEDAVNSKMFFMAKVLWHEKFLPTIAQEIIRYLTSYLGRTKKCLVLDLDNTLWGGVVGEEGIEGVKIGNGDPISEAYLAFQYKISALKNRGIILGICSKNNQADALEVFDKKVEMPLNIQDFSAIEINWEPKYINIKNIAQKLNIGTDSIVFIDDNPVECSLVSQALPEVTTVQLPKDPALYADVLDKILVFEKFNILSDDLNKVQQYSQNEQRKEEKERIGDLNSYLHSLETKVKICLAADQDLPRVHQLFSKTNQFNLTTIRYSMSNIEEFHKNEHDSIIITSVQDKFGDLGTVGLCLLKNQEHQLLIDSFILSCRAMGRGIETALLNYIKREYLLGDRSLKLIGSYIPTKKNIPTRDFLESQGFVLVSKGTQGEKYYEVHSDDALEVSCPWINIID, encoded by the coding sequence ATGCTAGATGCTGATATAAAGTCTCAACTAAGAGAAGCTCAGACTCAAACTGATATTTCTATAATATTGAGGAATATTCACTCCACAGACTTGTCAAGCTCAGATTACTTTTTTATTAGTAGAGTACTGAACAAAAAACATTCTGAATCTTGTTTAAAAATCGCCTACTTTTCGAATTACACGATTGTTCCTCTGCCTTCTTTTATTGAAGTACAGAGCGCTTTTCATAATATTGAAGTTAGGAGCTATATAGGAGAGTACAATCAGCACTATCAGGAAATACTAAATCCCAATTCATCAGCTTTAAGCTTCAGCCCTGATATCGCTTTCTTACTCTTATCTCTACATGAGCTATGCCCTTCTATCCTGTACAGTTTTACAAGCCTTACTAATCAGCAAAAACTAGATCAAAAAAACATTATTCTGGAGCATATCTTTAACTGGGTCAATCTCACTATAGACAAAACGAGTGCTACAGTTTTTGTCAGTGACTTCTTACAACCCACTTTTCCATCTCTTGGAATCGCGGATAGCCAGCAAAGTTATAGCGAACATGAATTCTATATTGAGCTAAATCTAGCCTTAAAAAAAGAATTTAGAGAAAATCCTAGAGTCTATGTTATTGATATAGATAAGTTAGCTTCCAGATATGGAAAAGAAGATGCTGTAAACTCCAAAATGTTTTTTATGGCCAAAGTTCTTTGGCATGAAAAATTTTTACCCACAATTGCTCAAGAGATCATTCGATATCTCACCAGTTATTTGGGTCGAACTAAAAAATGTTTAGTTTTAGATCTTGACAACACATTATGGGGTGGAGTGGTTGGTGAGGAGGGAATAGAAGGCGTAAAGATTGGCAATGGCGATCCTATTAGCGAAGCCTATCTTGCTTTTCAATATAAAATTTCTGCTTTGAAAAACCGAGGCATAATTCTTGGTATATGCAGTAAAAACAATCAAGCAGATGCTTTAGAAGTCTTTGACAAAAAAGTCGAAATGCCACTAAACATTCAAGACTTTTCAGCAATCGAAATCAACTGGGAACCCAAATATATCAATATCAAGAACATCGCTCAGAAGTTAAATATTGGAACTGACAGCATCGTCTTTATTGACGATAATCCTGTAGAGTGTAGTCTTGTTTCTCAAGCACTTCCTGAAGTAACAACTGTCCAATTACCGAAAGACCCAGCTCTTTACGCTGATGTCCTCGACAAAATTCTTGTATTTGAAAAGTTTAATATCCTAAGCGATGATCTCAACAAAGTACAGCAGTATTCGCAAAATGAACAGCGTAAAGAAGAGAAAGAACGAATCGGAGATCTCAACTCTTATCTACATAGCTTAGAGACGAAAGTTAAAATCTGCTTAGCTGCCGATCAAGATTTACCAAGGGTTCACCAACTCTTTTCTAAAACGAATCAATTCAACCTAACCACTATTCGTTACTCGATGTCCAACATTGAGGAATTTCATAAGAATGAGCATGATTCGATTATAATTACCTCTGTTCAAGATAAATTTGGCGATTTGGGCACTGTAGGATTATGCTTACTCAAAAACCAAGAGCATCAACTCCTGATTGACAGCTTTATACTGAGTTGTCGGGCGATGGGACGCGGCATTGAGACAGCATTGCTCAACTACATCAAGCGAGAATATCTTTTAGGTGACCGGTCGCTAAAGCTCATAGGGTCTTACATTCCCACAAAAAAGAACATTCCGACTAGAGACTTTTTAGAATCGCAAGGATTTGTTCTAGTATCAAAAGGTACTCAGGGAGAAAAATATTATGAGGTGCACTCCGATGATGCATTAGAAGTCTCTTGTCCCTGGATTAACATTATTGATTAG
- a CDS encoding oligosaccharide flippase family protein: MSKFIKGAGISFIGQLGSTGLKYLTQVTLAWIFGAEVFGLYTLGLVFYQFCDLFARLGLEFGAVRYVAINTTAESRPNLKGVLLTILGLPFIFGCVLGGILFYWSSFIATDIFQKPDLAVVLQIFSLAIPVGASMTTGSFATTGFQTTLYRVLVFDLIVPFTNLFFAIGLGLIGFKLLGASLAWLIALIVGLILIFYFICNLFPDIFSSKVKPVFNLKEILSFSLPLSFGTFVWLLLIWTDILMLGYYSSASEVGIYRAASQTAFLMILFDRSLITIFVPTIASLFNQEKLSEANQLYTTSTRWNFILTLPLFIILTISSQHILKIYGSDFQSAWMILIILATGQLTRSGGGGLCMHMLAMSGNQYLKLYGDIALATTNITLNFLLIPLWGPLGASIATASSMAGINLVRVIQVKYVLGVYPYSFRDFKLIICGVVAALSGVLIQYFLHDIFYLLLIAISALVMIITYSLILFFTALNEDDKLLINQYKIKLKNFL; the protein is encoded by the coding sequence ATGAGTAAGTTCATTAAGGGCGCTGGTATTTCATTTATTGGGCAACTAGGAAGTACTGGCTTAAAATACCTCACCCAAGTTACTCTAGCCTGGATTTTTGGAGCTGAAGTGTTTGGTTTATACACCCTGGGTCTCGTTTTCTATCAATTTTGTGACTTATTTGCTCGGTTAGGCTTAGAGTTTGGAGCTGTACGTTATGTTGCCATCAACACGACTGCAGAAAGCCGCCCCAACTTAAAAGGGGTTCTACTGACCATACTAGGTCTCCCATTCATATTCGGATGTGTTCTTGGAGGCATACTATTTTATTGGTCTAGTTTTATTGCCACCGATATTTTTCAAAAACCAGACTTAGCTGTTGTTCTACAGATATTTTCTCTCGCTATACCTGTCGGCGCTAGCATGACCACAGGCTCGTTTGCAACAACAGGGTTTCAAACTACTTTATATAGAGTCTTAGTATTTGACTTAATTGTGCCATTCACCAATCTATTCTTCGCGATTGGTTTAGGGCTAATTGGATTCAAGCTATTGGGAGCATCCTTAGCTTGGTTAATAGCATTAATAGTTGGTTTAATACTTATTTTTTATTTTATTTGCAATCTATTTCCAGATATTTTTTCAAGCAAAGTAAAGCCAGTTTTCAATCTAAAAGAAATCCTTAGTTTCTCTTTACCATTATCTTTTGGAACATTTGTTTGGTTACTTTTAATTTGGACTGATATCTTGATGCTAGGCTACTATAGCAGCGCATCAGAAGTCGGGATCTATCGAGCTGCTTCACAAACTGCTTTTTTGATGATCCTTTTTGATCGTTCTCTCATCACAATTTTTGTGCCTACAATTGCAAGCTTATTTAATCAAGAGAAACTGTCAGAGGCTAATCAACTATATACAACTTCTACTCGTTGGAATTTTATCCTAACTTTACCGCTGTTTATCATACTAACTATTTCTAGCCAACATATACTCAAAATTTATGGCTCTGATTTTCAATCTGCATGGATGATTCTAATTATCTTGGCAACAGGACAATTAACAAGATCAGGGGGCGGTGGCTTATGCATGCATATGTTAGCCATGTCAGGAAACCAATATTTAAAGCTATATGGTGATATTGCTCTAGCCACTACAAATATAACACTTAATTTTTTGCTCATTCCCTTATGGGGACCACTAGGAGCATCTATTGCTACTGCTTCTAGCATGGCTGGAATTAATTTAGTGCGCGTGATTCAAGTCAAGTACGTTCTAGGAGTTTATCCATATTCATTTCGTGATTTCAAACTCATTATTTGTGGTGTAGTGGCTGCTTTGTCTGGCGTCTTAATTCAGTATTTTTTGCATGACATATTTTATTTACTGCTAATTGCAATATCTGCACTTGTCATGATTATTACATACAGCCTGATTCTTTTTTTTACAGCACTCAATGAAGATGACAAACTACTTATCAATCAGTATAAAATAAAGCTTAAAAACTTTCTATAA
- a CDS encoding sulfotransferase, with protein MSRIINSHPRISVPFESHLYDTFYPWLKYYGDLNLSKNRERLVDDILSIECMRDWSPRPGRECVLAAVSQNNFAGIVDGLIRSWSISQGKKRWGEKTPAHAFFWREILNDFPNCKVIHIVRDGRDSSLSLKNARFGPKHYYHLAKVWVKYLQVIESLKSKINSSSFYEIRYEDLLSNTNAKSREICDFLEEDFSEEMLSFYNNNNPYPTDKDNLKNLAKPIISSNSNKWKSSMSPRDIRIFESVAGPYLEAYGYETVMSHPTISSIEEWLIKYFEHPPKKILSMIKNRKGHIDGLRRLAIYTRLVITQ; from the coding sequence TTGAGTCGAATCATTAATTCTCACCCTAGAATTTCAGTTCCATTTGAATCTCATTTATACGACACTTTTTATCCCTGGCTGAAGTATTACGGCGATTTAAATCTCTCTAAAAATAGAGAACGCTTAGTCGATGATATTTTAAGTATTGAATGCATGAGAGATTGGAGTCCTAGACCTGGTCGAGAATGTGTTTTAGCAGCAGTCTCACAGAATAATTTTGCTGGTATCGTAGATGGATTAATCCGGTCATGGTCTATCAGCCAGGGGAAAAAAAGATGGGGAGAAAAAACACCAGCGCATGCCTTTTTTTGGCGTGAGATCTTAAATGATTTTCCTAATTGCAAGGTTATTCACATCGTGCGTGATGGCCGCGACTCATCCTTGTCTTTAAAAAATGCTCGTTTTGGCCCCAAACATTATTATCATTTAGCAAAAGTATGGGTGAAATATTTACAGGTTATTGAAAGCTTAAAATCCAAGATAAATAGTAGCTCTTTTTATGAGATACGCTACGAAGATTTGTTGTCTAATACCAATGCTAAATCTAGAGAGATATGTGATTTTCTTGAGGAAGATTTTTCTGAAGAAATGCTCAGTTTCTATAACAATAATAATCCATATCCAACTGACAAAGATAATCTCAAAAACCTAGCGAAACCTATCATATCTAGCAATTCCAATAAATGGAAGAGTAGTATGTCTCCTAGAGATATAAGAATATTTGAGTCAGTCGCTGGTCCTTATTTAGAGGCATATGGTTATGAAACAGTAATGAGTCATCCTACAATCTCTTCTATAGAAGAGTGGTTAATTAAGTATTTTGAGCATCCTCCCAAAAAGATTTTATCTATGATCAAGAATAGGAAAGGTCATATTGATGGTTTGCGTAGGTTAGCTATTTATACTCGTCTTGTTATTACTCAATAG
- a CDS encoding FG-GAP-like repeat-containing protein has product MKHLKLLCVFSILLFTGCKSENLGSENPESKNIPYASIEPTQFTVDLPQEYDGSGGLVAIDITQDSKKDFIITQTNHIAAYRHSGEKLWTKTADIQLSDKSERQGLPGLHAPGVQVADIDGDDKPEVLFITRDNRLHVVQGEDGKSEHTLALPSPAKSNRWEHIVVADFRGKGDRDILLQSTTETEYRLGRHLAAYSIDSLLKDPKTPPLWVQNDFHSAAHNGVRVMDLNGDGKDEVIGANILNGQGKILFQLPLTLQRFPHIDSVFISDVDPNIEGLEVIALEEGGDNRVFLYNTEQLIWQIDYKNQEPQNAVFGDFDLERPGLEIWCRSRYNEDQKPFIFDAQGKFINSYRMSNVAPNDWTIKGVEVIIPIHWTGEPKQLAAAKERHESGDVGIFDPVSGAFLYKFKTTADRLYVADVTGDWREELIVLNQKELKIFQNPAPNANPNQPRLWDQKHYQRSKMTWNYYSP; this is encoded by the coding sequence ATGAAACATTTAAAACTATTATGCGTTTTCTCTATCTTACTTTTCACAGGTTGTAAATCTGAAAATCTGGGAAGTGAAAATCCAGAAAGTAAAAATATTCCTTATGCATCCATTGAGCCGACCCAATTCACTGTAGATTTACCGCAAGAATATGACGGGTCTGGTGGGTTAGTTGCGATCGATATTACCCAAGATAGCAAGAAAGACTTCATCATTACCCAAACCAATCACATCGCTGCTTATCGCCATTCTGGCGAAAAACTTTGGACCAAAACAGCTGATATACAGCTCTCAGATAAATCAGAACGGCAAGGGCTACCGGGATTACATGCTCCAGGTGTTCAAGTCGCTGATATTGATGGGGATGACAAACCAGAAGTCCTATTTATTACAAGAGACAATAGATTACATGTTGTCCAGGGAGAAGATGGCAAATCTGAACATACGCTGGCATTACCCTCTCCGGCAAAATCAAACCGTTGGGAACATATTGTCGTTGCTGATTTTCGGGGGAAAGGCGACCGCGATATTTTGTTGCAATCTACGACGGAAACGGAGTATCGATTAGGGCGTCATCTTGCAGCTTATTCCATCGACAGCTTGCTGAAAGATCCTAAAACGCCACCCCTATGGGTACAAAATGATTTTCATAGCGCCGCCCATAATGGTGTTCGTGTGATGGATCTCAACGGCGATGGTAAGGATGAAGTGATCGGAGCCAATATCCTCAATGGTCAAGGCAAGATCCTGTTTCAGCTTCCCCTCACCTTGCAAAGGTTCCCCCACATTGATTCTGTTTTTATCTCTGATGTTGACCCCAATATCGAAGGATTAGAGGTGATTGCTCTGGAAGAGGGAGGCGATAATCGCGTTTTTCTCTACAATACAGAGCAGTTGATCTGGCAAATCGATTATAAAAATCAAGAACCTCAAAATGCTGTTTTTGGAGATTTTGACCTCGAACGGCCGGGTCTAGAAATTTGGTGTAGAAGTCGGTATAACGAAGACCAAAAGCCTTTTATCTTTGACGCCCAAGGGAAATTCATAAACTCCTACAGAATGTCTAATGTCGCCCCGAATGATTGGACGATTAAAGGGGTCGAAGTCATTATTCCCATTCACTGGACCGGTGAACCCAAGCAATTAGCTGCGGCCAAAGAGCGTCACGAATCAGGAGATGTGGGCATTTTTGATCCGGTCAGTGGCGCATTTCTCTATAAATTTAAAACAACTGCCGATCGCCTCTATGTAGCAGATGTGACGGGGGATTGGCGAGAAGAATTAATCGTCTTAAACCAGAAAGAACTGAAGATTTTTCAAAATCCTGCTCCTAATGCTAATCCAAATCAACCTAGATTATGGGATCAAAAACATTATCAACGCAGTAAGATGACCTGGAATTACTATAGTCCTTGA
- a CDS encoding SUMF1/EgtB/PvdO family nonheme iron enzyme, whose product MSSQRRTFSASFKAKVVLQLLRGDKTAMELCWTYKLHPSLLNRWHQESLDETRCLCEAPVADERVQQILQAVPSQAFSPSQGSQHRFLSDATTRRAFLALLGFAGVGAMGLLTSCESNEIVTVDAKGRTVNRRRLPQLQTFTENLDNNTLLEMVLIPGGTFTMGSPSSESERNQDEGPQHEVSLPDFYLGKYPVTQAQWQAIMGSNASHFKGANRPVEQVTWYKAFEFCQKLSQKSGQIYHLPSEAEWEYACRAGTTTPFYTGEIITPKLANYDGTFTYDAGPKGQYREQTTNVGSFPPNAFGLYDMHGNVWEWCHDTPHKTYTGAPTDGSAWIDENDTDDRIIRGGSWLNPPGNCRCAERFRFTAGFRNYNLGFRVAWVGSSTLP is encoded by the coding sequence ATGTCCTCCCAACGTCGTACATTCAGCGCTAGTTTCAAAGCTAAGGTGGTTTTACAACTATTGCGTGGCGACAAAACAGCAATGGAGTTGTGTTGGACCTACAAACTCCACCCCAGTCTACTCAACCGCTGGCATCAAGAATCTCTAGACGAAACTCGCTGTCTTTGTGAAGCCCCTGTTGCTGATGAGAGAGTTCAGCAAATCTTACAGGCCGTGCCTTCTCAAGCGTTCTCACCATCTCAGGGATCGCAACATCGCTTCTTGTCTGATGCCACGACGCGACGCGCATTTCTAGCTTTATTGGGCTTTGCAGGAGTAGGAGCAATGGGACTGCTGACCTCTTGTGAGTCCAATGAAATCGTGACGGTTGATGCTAAGGGCCGTACCGTTAACCGCCGCCGTCTCCCTCAACTACAAACTTTTACCGAAAATCTCGACAACAACACCTTATTAGAGATGGTGTTGATACCTGGAGGCACCTTCACAATGGGTTCGCCCTCAAGTGAGTCAGAAAGGAATCAGGATGAAGGGCCGCAGCATGAGGTGAGTTTACCTGACTTTTATCTGGGTAAGTATCCTGTGACTCAAGCTCAATGGCAAGCCATTATGGGTTCTAATGCCTCTCACTTCAAAGGCGCAAATCGTCCAGTTGAGCAAGTCACCTGGTACAAAGCTTTTGAATTTTGCCAGAAACTCTCCCAGAAAAGTGGCCAAATATATCATCTTCCCAGTGAGGCAGAATGGGAATATGCCTGTCGAGCGGGAACAACTACTCCCTTCTATACAGGGGAAATAATTACCCCTAAGCTCGCGAATTACGATGGTACTTTTACCTATGATGCTGGTCCTAAAGGGCAATATCGAGAACAGACGACTAACGTCGGTAGCTTTCCTCCAAATGCCTTTGGTCTATATGACATGCATGGCAATGTCTGGGAATGGTGCCATGACACTCCCCATAAAACATACACTGGAGCACCGACAGATGGAAGTGCTTGGATAGATGAGAATGATACTGATGATCGTATTATTCGCGGTGGCTCCTGGCTCAACCCTCCAGGGAACTGTCGCTGTGCAGAGCGCTTCAGGTTCACTGCTGGATTCCGCAACTACAATCTTGGTTTTCGAGTAGCTTGGGTTGGGTCAAGTACGCTTCCATAG
- a CDS encoding Crp/Fnr family transcriptional regulator produces MAVSTPITPQSISNTVTSLYDSRSLCLRPGQAVPQQSDYLWHIEKGLVRTLTWNEEGDLVTLGLWGAGDSVGRLLSEITPFQIECLSPVEVKPLPLAGQDLGVVMRSHLRYMEELFSIISYKRAPQRLLRFLDWLGDRFGRHVDQGRILDLGLTHQLMAEITGITRVTATRLLNEFEREGKLMRLPKQQMLLQFNSGHPDRVTSMARHRAKGKRNA; encoded by the coding sequence ATGGCAGTATCAACTCCCATCACTCCGCAATCTATTTCTAATACGGTTACTTCCCTCTATGATTCTCGAAGTCTATGTCTAAGGCCGGGCCAAGCCGTTCCACAGCAGTCTGATTATCTCTGGCATATTGAGAAAGGCTTAGTGCGCACCTTAACTTGGAATGAAGAGGGTGACTTAGTTACTCTGGGGCTATGGGGCGCTGGTGACTCTGTGGGTCGCCTATTATCTGAAATCACTCCTTTCCAGATAGAGTGCTTAAGCCCTGTAGAGGTGAAGCCCTTACCTTTGGCAGGACAAGATTTGGGTGTGGTGATGCGATCGCACCTCCGCTACATGGAGGAACTCTTCAGCATCATCAGCTACAAGCGTGCACCACAAAGGTTATTGCGCTTTTTGGATTGGCTAGGTGATCGGTTTGGCCGTCATGTGGATCAGGGACGTATTTTAGATCTGGGATTGACCCATCAGCTTATGGCTGAAATCACCGGGATTACCCGAGTCACGGCTACCCGCTTGCTCAACGAGTTTGAGCGGGAAGGTAAGCTGATGCGTTTACCCAAGCAACAAATGCTGCTGCAGTTCAACTCAGGTCACCCTGATCGAGTCACTAGCATGGCCCGACATCGAGCCAAAGGGAAACGTAACGCCTAA
- a CDS encoding dynamin family protein, whose product MSNPVNLSQPAGYLDDFDQVRRVREQVADHLEQISQSLIQSELEGAKASGPLGFDRQVTLVKTASDHLRQGVFRLVVLGDLKRGKSTLINAILGERLLPSDVNPCTAILSVLKYGPQKQITIHFRDDTPPQQIDVATFKWKYTIDPSESKALQEKDEQAFPNVSHAVIEYPLPLLAKGIELVDTPGLNDTEARNELVLNYLNDCHAVLFVLNTTQPCTLDERRYLRNFLQNRGLTIFFLLNAWDKVQTSLLDPDDKDAVAEAESKLRQVFQTYLAPYCSVNGEDRYQQRVFEISALPALRSQLHDPKAPLDDTGIPAFLDSLTQFLTRERTNAELNHAVHQARSVAAHVHEAVERRIPLLDEDIDHLKAKVASVQTEFDQLAAVSTDFQAEIRKIRDREAQAIADSFQGYMLQLEKTFETDFVASQPDLEFLDFLNKQNRAKFHESFKQAFERYLTDQLANWEIQATQQLETAFAQVQVVVDQYRATYTQVVDVINAKLLGQSYVASGHSYNATETWTDTVFEVLDAIPNSLNGVVGRLSPFWRRVMQAVFTSLCVTLVVQMVGLVFSAMALNVFLVIVAGAGLVAGQAEYVRQTFLTTTRQEFAKCLPQIAQEQQQAVYDAVESCFNTYETEIIQRLNDDILARQTELTHLVTQKETQDIQLEQETERLQHLDQGIAEQVNQLTALIN is encoded by the coding sequence ATGAGTAATCCTGTCAACCTCTCCCAACCTGCGGGATATTTAGATGATTTTGACCAAGTTCGTCGTGTTCGAGAGCAGGTTGCCGATCATTTAGAACAAATTTCTCAGAGTTTGATCCAATCTGAACTGGAAGGAGCCAAGGCTTCGGGACCGTTAGGTTTTGATCGCCAGGTCACCCTGGTCAAAACAGCCAGTGACCATCTGCGGCAAGGCGTCTTTCGACTAGTGGTGTTGGGCGATCTCAAACGGGGAAAAAGCACCCTGATTAATGCCATTTTGGGAGAGCGACTGCTGCCTAGCGATGTCAATCCCTGTACCGCCATTCTGAGCGTGCTCAAATATGGTCCTCAGAAGCAAATCACCATCCACTTTCGCGATGACACCCCGCCCCAGCAGATTGATGTTGCCACCTTCAAATGGAAATACACCATTGACCCGTCAGAATCCAAAGCGCTCCAGGAAAAAGATGAGCAAGCCTTTCCCAATGTCAGCCATGCGGTGATCGAATATCCCCTGCCTCTCTTAGCTAAAGGGATTGAACTCGTCGATACCCCTGGATTAAACGATACAGAAGCCCGCAACGAGCTAGTACTCAACTATCTCAACGACTGTCATGCGGTGTTATTTGTCCTCAATACAACCCAGCCCTGCACCCTAGATGAGCGGCGTTACTTACGCAACTTTCTCCAGAACCGAGGGCTAACCATTTTCTTCCTCCTCAATGCTTGGGATAAGGTGCAAACTAGTCTGCTTGATCCGGACGATAAGGATGCTGTAGCCGAAGCAGAATCGAAGCTTCGACAAGTCTTTCAAACCTACCTTGCCCCCTACTGTTCAGTCAATGGCGAAGATCGCTATCAGCAGCGAGTCTTTGAAATTTCAGCATTGCCTGCGTTAAGGTCTCAACTCCATGACCCTAAAGCCCCTCTAGACGATACGGGCATTCCTGCTTTTCTCGATTCCCTCACCCAGTTCTTAACCCGAGAGCGAACCAATGCCGAGTTAAATCATGCGGTGCACCAGGCCCGTTCTGTGGCGGCCCATGTCCATGAAGCGGTCGAACGGCGCATTCCTCTGTTAGATGAAGATATTGACCATCTCAAGGCAAAAGTCGCCTCCGTCCAGACCGAGTTTGACCAGCTTGCAGCCGTCTCCACAGACTTTCAAGCCGAAATTCGCAAAATCCGTGATCGCGAAGCTCAAGCCATCGCCGATTCGTTTCAGGGCTATATGCTGCAGCTAGAAAAAACCTTTGAAACGGACTTTGTGGCTTCCCAGCCCGATCTAGAGTTTTTAGACTTTCTCAACAAGCAGAACCGGGCCAAGTTCCATGAATCTTTTAAGCAAGCCTTTGAGCGCTATCTCACGGATCAATTGGCCAACTGGGAAATTCAGGCCACTCAGCAATTAGAAACCGCCTTTGCTCAGGTACAGGTTGTGGTCGATCAATATCGGGCAACCTATACCCAAGTCGTGGACGTGATCAATGCCAAACTGCTGGGGCAGTCCTATGTGGCATCTGGTCATTCCTACAATGCCACTGAAACCTGGACCGATACTGTCTTTGAAGTCTTAGATGCCATTCCCAACTCCCTCAATGGGGTAGTCGGTCGCTTAAGTCCTTTTTGGCGACGGGTGATGCAGGCGGTGTTCACCTCTCTCTGTGTCACCCTGGTGGTGCAAATGGTCGGCCTTGTGTTTTCAGCCATGGCCTTGAACGTATTTTTAGTGATTGTTGCTGGGGCTGGCTTAGTTGCCGGGCAAGCTGAATATGTTCGTCAGACGTTTCTGACCACTACCCGCCAAGAATTCGCCAAATGTCTGCCCCAAATTGCCCAAGAGCAACAGCAGGCAGTGTATGACGCGGTTGAGTCTTGTTTTAACACCTATGAAACTGAGATCATTCAGCGCTTGAACGATGATATTCTGGCTCGCCAAACGGAACTCACCCATTTGGTCACCCAAAAAGAGACTCAAGATATTCAGCTAGAGCAAGAGACCGAGCGCCTGCAGCACCTGGATCAAGGCATTGCTGAACAAGTCAATCAGCTCACAGCCTTAATCAATTAG
- a CDS encoding DapH/DapD/GlmU-related protein, whose translation MDAGKIVRRFLVPSPAITLYYLIKFGAKISPKAEVELSSFFTIGRQSVISSFTKIKASEGPLKIGSHVSISTGCFISSHTGGLEIGDYCLVGPNVTIVGNNYNYSKIDVPLEQQGIISKGIRIGSNVWLGAGVCVLDGVTVGDNCIITPNSVISSNIPSGAIASGQPAKVIFKRR comes from the coding sequence ATGGATGCTGGTAAAATTGTCCGTAGGTTTTTAGTTCCATCACCTGCAATTACCCTATATTATCTAATAAAGTTTGGGGCTAAAATCAGTCCTAAAGCTGAGGTTGAACTCAGTTCATTTTTCACAATTGGTCGCCAATCTGTTATCAGTTCATTTACTAAGATTAAGGCATCTGAAGGGCCACTAAAAATTGGTTCACATGTTTCTATTTCAACGGGATGCTTTATCAGTTCCCATACGGGTGGACTTGAAATTGGTGATTACTGCTTAGTGGGTCCAAATGTAACAATAGTAGGCAATAATTATAACTATAGTAAAATTGATGTTCCCTTAGAACAACAAGGAATTATATCTAAAGGAATTAGGATTGGTAGCAATGTTTGGCTAGGTGCGGGTGTATGCGTTCTCGATGGAGTCACAGTCGGAGATAATTGTATTATCACCCCTAATTCAGTTATCTCGTCAAATATTCCTTCCGGTGCGATCGCAAGTGGGCAACCAGCTAAAGTTATTTTTAAACGTAGGTAG
- a CDS encoding acyl carrier protein, whose product MAKSGVQERVKLVFSDVLDIDLQTISDDLGPDNCDSWDSMNNLRLITALEEEFSINFSMEEISSMVDISRAIELIESKS is encoded by the coding sequence ATGGCTAAAAGTGGTGTCCAAGAAAGAGTTAAACTGGTTTTTTCTGACGTTCTAGACATCGATCTGCAAACAATTTCAGATGATCTTGGCCCTGACAACTGTGATAGCTGGGATTCTATGAATAATCTACGGCTCATTACAGCTTTAGAAGAAGAGTTCAGTATTAATTTCTCAATGGAAGAGATCTCTTCAATGGTTGATATTAGCCGTGCAATTGAGCTAATTGAAAGCAAAAGCTAG